Proteins encoded together in one Triticum dicoccoides isolate Atlit2015 ecotype Zavitan chromosome 7B, WEW_v2.0, whole genome shotgun sequence window:
- the LOC119339049 gene encoding berberine bridge enzyme-like 28, translating into MAVARSTLVALLATVCIAISSAAAATSVNTTDFVGCLAVHLPPGIVYTQSSESYPSVLEFFIKNLRFVTPATPTPLVIVKATHATHVRVAVRCGAAHGVRVRPRSGGHDYEGLSYRSLDAARPFAVVDLAALRAIRVDVRSRSAWVESGATLGELYYGIANKSARLGRFPAGVGPTVGVGGHLSGGGFGLMLRKHGLAADHVVDAVMVDAKGRLLDRAAMGEDHFWAIRGGGGGSFGIVVSWKLRLVRVPATVTVFTVHRPRNQSASDLLTKWQHVAPALPRDIILRVVVQNQDAQFESLYLGRCTSVVATMSKMFPELGVTRRDCIEMSWIESVLYFAFYGTGKPKELLLDRGTKPDRYFKGKSDFVHEPIPRDVWESTWSWFLEDGAGLLILDPFGGKMGRVAPSATPFPHRRALYNLQYYGFWWDNTTEASEQHMGWVSGLHREMEPYVSKSPRGAYVNYKDLDLGVNEYGGDGAGTNYEKARAWGEAYFKDNFERLAAVKAKVDPSDFFSNEQSIPPLRLSGGNGTTRN; encoded by the coding sequence ATGGCCGTAGCTCGGAGCACCCTGGTTGCACTGCTCGCCACCGTTTGCATTGCCATCTCCTCGGCCGCCGCGGCGACCAGCGTTAACACCACCGACTTCGTAGGCTGTCTCGCCGTCCACCTTCCTCCGGGGATCGTCTACACGCAGTCGTCGGAGTCCTACCCGTCCGTCCTCGAGTTCTTCATCAAGAACCTCCGGTTCGTCACGCCGGCCACCCCGACGCCCCTCGTCATCGTCAAGGCCACCCACGCCACACACGTCAGGGTTGCCGTGCGCTGCGGCGCGGCGCACGGCGTCCGCGTGCGCCCGCGCAGCGGTGGCCATGACTACGAGGGGCTCTCCTACCGCTCCCTCGACGCGGCTCGCCCTTTCGCCGTCGTCGACCTGGCGGCGCTGCGCGCGATCCGCGTCGACGTCCGGAGCAGGTCGGCGTGGGTGGAGTCCGGAGCCACGCTTGGGGAGCTTTACTACGGCATCGCCAACAAGAGCGCGCGTCTCGGCCGGTTCCCCGCCGGTGTCGGCCCGACGGTGGGCGTCGGCGGGCACCTcagcggcggcggcttcggtcTGATGCTACGGAAGCACGGCCTCGCCGCGGATCATGTCGTCGACGCCGTCATGGTGGACGCCAAGGGGAGGCTCCTGGACAGGGCCGCCATGGGGGAGGACCACTTCTGGGCCATCCGGGGCGGCGGGGGCGGGAGCTTCGGCATCGTGGTGTCCTGGAAGCTCCGGCTGGTGCGCGTGCCGGCGACCGTCACCGTGTTCACCGTCCACCGTCCAAGAAACCAATCCGCCAGCGATCTCCTCACCAAGTGGCAGCACGTGGCGCCGGCCCTGCCCCGCGACATCATCCTCCGGGTGGTCGTGCAGAACCAGGACGCGCAGTTCGAGTCCCTGTACCTCGGCAGGTGCACCAGCGTCGTCGCGACGATGAGCAAGATGTTCCCGGAGTTGGGCGTGACGCGGCGAGACTGCATCGAGATGAGCTGGATCGAGTCCGTGCTCTATTTCGCGTTCTACGGCACGGGGAAGCCGAAGGAGCTGCTCCTGGACAGGGGCACCAAGCCGGACAGGTACTTCAAGGGCAAGTCGGACTTCGTGCACGAGCCCATCCCGAGGGACGTGTGGGAGAGCACGTGGAGCTGGTTCCTGGAGGACGGGGCCGGGCTGCTCATCCTCGACCCCTTCGGCGGCAAGATGGGCCGCGTCGCGCCGTCGGCGACGCCGTTCCCGCACCGGCGCGCGCTCTACAACCTGCAGTACTACGGGTTCTGGTGGGACAACACGACGGAGGCGTCGGAGCAGCATATGGGTTGGGTCAGCGGGCTGCACCGGGAGATGGAGCCGTACGTGTCCAAGAGCCCGAGGGGCGCGTACGTGAACTACAAGGACCTGGACCTCGGCGTGAACGAGTATGGTGGTGACGGCGCCGGGACCAACTACGAGAAGGCGAGGGCTTGGGGCGAGGCCTACTTCAAGGATAACTTTGAGAGACTTGCGGCGGTGAAGGCCAAGGTGGATCCAAGTGATTTCTTCAGCAACGAGCAGAGCATTCCTCCTCTTCGATTGTCAGGTGGCAATGGCACGACTCGGAATTGA